The DNA segment ATGtccaattctttccttccttccttccttccctccctccctccctccctccttccttccttccttccttccttccttttagattaatttattttttgcctttggTGCATGAGTGATTTGTCTGTATACCTGCGTGCTACACACCATGCCTTTGGAGGCAAGAAAATGGCATCAGCTCCCCGGAACTGGAgctccagacagttgtgagccgccatgtgggtgctgggaacgaaacctcagtcccctgcaagagcagaggCCAATGCTCTTAAACCACTGGGCCGTccctttttgtctcattttggttttgaaccagtctctctctgcagcctgaactcacagaggtccacctatctccatctcccaagtgcttgtTACCAAGCCtggctgggatttttttggtttttcgagacagggttcctctgtgtagccctggctgtcctggaactcactctgtagaccaggctggcctcaaactcaagaaatccacctggctgggatttctgttgtttgttcgtttggttttgtttgtgttttcagacAGAGGCTAATGTAGCCCAGAGTGgcctcgtgtagcccaggctagccaccAACGCTCCTTGAGTAGATgagccttctgcctctacctcctaaatccACCATGCaggtttggtttctttgtgtgtaaatatttgttttattttgaaaccaagtctcactgtgtagtcctgggagCTCACTAAGTAGAtgagcctggcctcaaactcccagaggtCTGCCTGCGTCTGtgtccagagtgctggaattaaacgcatgtaccaccacacccaaccacCATCGGAGATtttattcagtgctggggactgaaccagagGCTTGTGTGTGTTAGGCCAGCATGCTACCTACTGAACTGAAACACTTTGTATCCTGGGcccaactccttttttttttctaatatttatttttattttaaatgtatgggtgttttgcctgcatgtatgtccagcATGTGTGGGCTTGGTGTCCAAGGCAGCCATTAAAGATCATTAGGAgacactatgtggatgctgggaactgaacagatcctttaaaccagtggttctcaaccttagTGATGCTACGACCCCTAAATACAGTCCCTcacgctgtggtgacccccaaaccataaagttattttcatttctacttcataactgtaattttgctagttatgaatcagaatgtaaataatTTAGAAACAGAAGTTTGCCAAAGAGGTTgagacccagaggttgagaacagctgctctAAAAGGACCtcaaatgctcttaatcactgattGGTCTTtctgaccccaccccaccacctAGCCCCCAGCCCTCAGTCTCATTACAGGAGGGCCAGAGGGGGGTGATTTCCTACCTACTGCTTACTCCCTGAACCAGGAAGCTCAAACGCAGCCAGAGAAAAAGATTGATGGTAGGGCGCTTATGGGAAGCTGAGGGCTGTCTTAAGGAGGGACACCTGGCAAGAAGACAGGATGGGAGCAGGATAGTCCTTGAAAGAGGTGTTGGACAACCAGGAGatcaggggagggagaggcatgAAGCGGGTGTGGGGGGCGAGCAGGGTGTAGAGCAGCAGAGTGTGTGGCAGGAAGGGAGGGCTGGGTCTCTGATGGGGGAGCTGACAGGGCCCGGGTGAGCAGGTTGCCAGCAAGTGGAGGAAGAGGTTCGTAGGACAGCTGGGACATGGGGTCAGGAGGTGAGAAGCTCAGCTGTGGCAAGACAGGTGTGACCGATAATGAGAAAAACCACAAGAGGGAGACTACCTATAATCCCACTATgcgggaagtggaggcagaaggagcagagggTTAAGACCAGACTCAGCTGTAAAACCAGtttaaggctatcctgggctacatgagatcccatCCCATatattaactaactaattaattaaatgtttcaaactcacagaggccaTCCAAAACAgaataaagctgggtgtggtggctcatttctttaatgctagcactcaggagatggaagcaggcccaactctgtgagttcaaggccagcctggttcacatagtgagttccaggacagctagggctatgtaaagagatcctgtctcaaaataaatacatacatgaataatAAATGCCAAGGCATGGAGCCTGTAAAAACTCAGTGAGGTTAGTGTCATCAAATAGAAATTGTCAATAGCAGGACACAGGTAGGGTCTGTGATATGTGACAAGCAGTGGTCACATATccactgggaagaagagagggccTAGCAGAGCGAAACTCCAGCGTTTTACTTCATATATTGTTTATTTGGATTTCATGAGACAGTCTCCTTGGGTAAGCCAGGCTAGGTTCCAATGCTCAATTCTGGCCCCTGgacctcccacatgctgggatatAGGtttatgccaccacacccaggtcttCTTTCACACTTTTCATTTGACCAGGAAATTCAAAACCATTCACATGCTTGCATGATACTTCTGGTTTTGAACTGTACGTATTTTCTAGccaacacatacactcatacacacgcaTTCACTAAGCTGAAAGAACGCATTATAAGACAGGACATCTCTGGCCAGTGatgtgactcagcaggtaaaggtgctgctgccaaatctgatgacctgagttcaattcccaggaccttcATGGTTGCaatgagagaaccaactccaacaggttgtcctctgacctccacacgtacACCATGGCACTCGCccagcaccacccccacccccgcaaaataaataaatacatgcttttaaaaagttaagcaaCACATTTCTGTaccttttctaaaaaaatttaTTGAGTAAGCCATGCATAGTTGTTTTTTACAAAGCTTGGATATGTTGGGTTCCATTAAATACCATTCTTGAAAAGACAAAATTGTAGAAATAAAGGATAGGTTGGACACAGCAGCACAGGTCTACAGTCACGACACTTGGGGGGATGGTcacaggaggatctggagttcaaggccagactagcctacataagaccttgtctcaaaaaaaaaaaaaaatcaaacatagaaaagaaataaagggtgGGTGGTTACTGGTTCCCTGGAGTTTGGGGCTGTAGCTTACATATTACTTGTGTGATATATCCatgagccctgggttccattgaGACCTGGATTCAGACTAGAACCATAcaaaaagaggaggcagaggaaaaagaagaggaagagaggaagaagaaggccaGGAAATTCTCTTGTTCTCTGTTACCCAACCCCTGGAGATCAGCATTAGGTGCATCTGCCTAGCCACTGCAGGTAGACAATGTAGCCAAGAAAAAAAGCCTTAGAAAAAAAGCCAGCTAGCTTAATGTGATGCTTCTCGGGGGAATtgatacctataatctcagcattcatgAGGATCCTGGGCTCAAGGCTAGTCAGAGCAACTTAGAGAATCGCAGAAAATTAAGCAtgcaaagagaagggaggaaggagaagaggcaggaggaggaagaagcaggagggggaggagggctggAAAAGGGGCTAGGCCGTTGTGGCTTCTCCTCTACACCGCCTGACTCTTCCGGGTTGAGGTGTCCGTCGTGGACCGAGTGAAAGTCTTGCTGTCCCTGACCAAGGAGTCCTCAGAGAGAGCATTTCGTATGATGCTGGGGAGTGACCTTAGAAGTCGTCCATGGAAACCCTGGCCAGCCATGACGTAGATGATAGGGTTAACACAGCAGTTGACGTAGGCCAGGGACACGCACAGGGAGTTCAGCTTCTCCACCTTCTCAAAGGTGGGCGAGGACCGGGGCAGCCACGCGATCATCACCCCGGTCACCTGATAGGGCAGCCAGAAGATAAAGAAACAAGTGACCACAGCCATCACCACTTTGAGCGTCTTGGTGGAGCGCGTGGCCTTGCGACTCCAGGTCCGGAGCAGGAGGAAGGTGTAGCAGATGTTAAGAGTGAGCAGAGGCAACACGAAACCCACCATCAGTCGCAGGATGGCTACAACCTTCTCTTTGGGGAAGCTACCCACACCATAGTTAATACCACATAGAGTGTGTTCTGAGAAGGAGTCCGTATATATCTCCCGGTACACGAAGGACGGAATGGTGAGGAGCAATGCTAAGACCCAGGCCACTCCGCAGGCCATCCATGCCAGGCCAGTCCCGCGGACCTTCTGACACCAGATGGGCTTGAACACCAGCAGGAAACGGTCTGCGCTAATGGTAGCGAGCAGCAGGATACTGGCGTACATGTTGAGCAGGATGAGCGAGGGCAGGACTATACAGGCGCTGGCGCCAAAGTACCAGtagttataatttaaaatggtCGTGAACAGGATAGGCAGTGCCAAGCACGAGAGGAGGTCGGCCACCGCCAGATTCAGAAACCAGATGGCGTTGACGGCCCGTCTAGCCTCGAAGGCTgtcacccacaccaccagggcatTCCCGGGAACTCCCACCAGGAACACGGCCAAGTAGATGATAAGGGCTACAGTATCCCCAGGTAGCCTCTTCGGGTTGGGATTGCCATCCGCAGGTATGTTAGGATCCATGGTTCCAATGTAGTGATCATAGCTGATTTCAAAGCTGCTGTTATCTATGGGGTCCTAAGCAAATCAGGAAGATTGTGTGAGTTGGTAGACACATTCCCAGGGGACTGAGGGATTGCCCATCTTTCTGAGTCTCAACTCTACCAAGGGATGCCGAACGCCTATAAAACCAGTGTAGTTTGTagactttattttgagacaggttctctgtTAAATTACccagactggtcttaaactcactctgtagcccaggatacaCTGAAATCATGCTGGTCCATCTACTTCAGCTGCCCAGATGCTGAGACTACAGGCAAGGCCCTCCAGACCTGGGctttgagggagggaggagatgagaaagagcctcactctgtagaccaggctagctccaCTCTTACAGAGTTCCaactgcctctggcttctgagtgcttggattaaaggggTGCAGTGACTGACCAATGAggtgttgttttaatttgtcaCTGTCTATGTATGTAGGCATGTTCATGCCATAACACACACAGGGAAGCCAGGGGATAACTTTGTGCAGTCTGTTCTCTCCCTTAActcgggtcaccaggcttgggggtttacctgctaaaccatcttACCATTGGTACTGTATGGGTGAGggtgagactgggtttctctgtgtagccctggctgtcctggaactcactcagtagaacaggctggcctcgaactcacagagatccgcctgcctctgcctcctcctgagtactgggattaaaggcgtgtgtcattACTTCCCAGCTGATGggatttttttaagtgtgtgtgtgtgagtgtgagtgtgtgtgtgtgtgtgtgtgtgtgtgtgtgagtgtgtgtgtgtgtgtgtgtgtgtgtgtgagtgtgagtgtaggtgccctgggaggctagaagaggacattgaacCCTTTGGAATTACAtctggttgtgagctaccctgcataggtgcttggaactgaactcctGTCCTCTGGCAGCTACTCTCAACTcctgagctacctctccatctCCCAGTGATGTATTTTAAAGACTCAAAATGTGTATGAGGATTGTCCTGAGTTCAAGCTCAGCTTGACCTATGTGTCcagacactatacacacacacacaaatattgttgttgttattattattattgttattattttgttgttgttacttcttTGTCATTTAGTTCTTTGACAGAGTCCACTGTGCACCAGGCTAGTCccaaaacttactatgtagctcaagctgataAACTACTGACCCTCCTGCCGCTGCCTCCTATGTGCTGCAATTATAGATGTGTGTGCCCTGAATTTGGACTAAAACCCAAAGTTGATATAAAGACAAGACAATTACATCTAATTTTGAAACACTTCATTGTTGGCAGTGAAGCTTTATCCTGTGGTTGGCGTCCTCAGTGGGCTGGGTTTCCACAGGGTGACAATGTGGCCATGATGTATAAACATATTGGGCAATGTGGTCCTTTGAGAACTGTGACGGATATCTGTGGGTTTGAGGTTTCCTTTTCAACCTTCCTAAGACTGAGAgacctttaacacagttcctcatgttgtggtaaccccctgactaaaatgatttttgttgctacttccaaACTGTAAGTTTGCTCCTCTCTGAcgacaggttgagaaccaccgcttTAAATGATCTTATATTAATGCAGGCATAGCGGCTCATGGCTACGATCCTGACATTCAGTAACAGGAAGCAGGATAGGAAAACATTCAGTGATCGCCTGCATTACAGGAAGCCAATCTCAAAGCGGGAAGCCACAGGCTCCAAACCCAGCACAACATAAAACTAGGAATGGTGACTCCCACCCCAGAATCTGGGAGACACAGGTAACAGACGCATCCTCAGATGCACAGTGATCCTCAttaccagcctgggctacatgagatggcctcaagaaaatgttttattaaattttctctttaattaaaatGATGGACAGagatgccaggcggtggtggtacacatatttaatcccagcacttggaggcagagccaagtggaTAAGCATGTATTCGAGGTCAGAGAGTTGggcataatgagttctaggacaagaCAGAGCTGCAGACAAAGAcaatgagacactgtcttgaaaataatAGAGGGCTGAGAGATcactcagaggctaagagcactggatgctcttctagaggtcctgagttcaatgctcagcaaccacatggtggctcacaaccatctgtaatgggatccaatgccctagtgtactcatatacataaaataaataaataaatctttaaaagaaaaaaatagaaagaaagaaagaaagaaagaaagaaagaaagaaagaaagaaagaaagaaatagaaaaaatagtcCAACATTTTAGTATAGGCGGGAAGCAGGTAAAGGCTCCACCCCCAGCTAAGGATAGGCTGTCCTTTGGATGCTGGCTTTGGAGTCATCCCCTAGGGTCCAGACCTATGGGGCATACAGGTCCCTTTGCAAATTTCTCCAGTTCTgagcttccctttctcccttcattaTCTCCTTGACAGTCTAGCAAGCCACCCATTTACCAAACCCTAAGTTTTGGGACTTAAGATTGGAAGTGGAGGCAAAGAATTTGGGGCCAGCAAAaggcaaaataagaaataagaactaGCCAagtggtggcagcacatgcctttaagcccagcacttgggaggcagaggcaggcagatccttgtgtgtttgaggccagcctggtctNcagagtgagtttcaggacggccaggactacacaataaaaccctgtctcaaaaaacaaacaaaaaacaagggggctgggggtgggaaaaaaaaacaaaagaaaggaNNNNNNNNNNNNNNNNNNNNNNNNNNNNNNNNNNNNNNNNNNNNNNNNNNNNNNNNNNNNNNNNNNNNNNNNNNNNNNNNNNNNNNNNNNNNNNNNNNNNNNNNNNNNNNNNNNNNNggagagagagagagagagagagagagagagagagagagagagagagagaaattagaagAGAGGGGTCACccgttaagagcgcttgctgctcctgtagaggaccagagtggtgacagctcacaactgtccagaACTCCAATGGCAGAACCTGACATCTGATCTTTGCAGGCTCCTGTAGGCAtttggtgcacatatatacactcaacagacacatatatacataaaacagataacttttcttttaaaaaaacagaaataagaattagaagtaaaaaaaaataattagaagtaAATTTTGACACAGATATGGTAATGTGCACTTGCATGATCTCAGTACTGGGAAGACTGAGGtgggaaaatcaggagttcaagaccagccttggttACTAAGAATGAATGGGTGAATGGTTGGGAGGGTGGGTGAAAGATGAATAGAAAGATTTATAGATCAACGGATGGgacatagatgatagaaagacaggcagatggaTTAGGAACATAGCTCATCTGGTAGAGTGCTCGCTCAGCATGTGTGAAcccttgggttccatccccagcgcTACATAGACTGGACATGGTAGTGCACCTGTAACCCCTGAATCTATGTGGTGGaggcagaggatcaggagttaagAGCTATCCTCAACTAGgttgggagttcaagaccaggctgggctaATAGAAGAATGGAAAATGCCTGGGTAGATAATGAATAGCTAGCTAGAGATGAATGGTAGAGAAACAATGGATGGAGCATAATTGATAGCTATATTGACAGAAAAACAGATATGTAGATATGCAGATAAACTGATGTGtctatagaaacagaaacatagatacatacaaagatttataaatatatacatgggTAAACATATATATACCATAGACTACATGTGGGAACTCTTGGGGAGGAAACACAAGAATTTATGGTTATGCACGCCTGTAATGCCAACACtgaggaggctgaaacaggaagacatggagttccagaccagcctgggctatgcattACATTGAatgtcagcctgagctacatagcgaGACCCCATCtcagtaataataaataacaatgacaaaacaacaacaaaagaagataaataaactTCTTGTACTAGCCTCACActtttctataatttaaaaatatttcaagccggatggtggtggtacacaccttcaatcccagcacaggaggcaggggtggacagatctctaagtttgaggtcagcttggtttatagagtgagttccaggacagccaaggctacacacagaaaaacaaaaagaaagcaagagagacagacagacagacagacagacccaggaCCCAGCCACTCACTCCACTCTGGCTCACCCTCAGTTCTGTATCTTTCTACTTGTTACTCTGGGCATCCCCGCATCCCCAGGGTCCCATGCTCAGGTCACTTGAGGATTAATTCTGGGCCCTACAGGAAACCTCACGGCCTGCCCCCTGGGTATTTTCAAGGCCCTAGACAGGGTGGAAGGCTTCTCCTGGTATCTGCAGATCTCACCAACCCTACTACAATGACTCAGACTTCTGACACGGGCCTCTCTAACCCCATCTCTCATCCTTGCCGGCTGATCTTCTCCTTTCGTGCTGCCTGCCGTGATCTCACCCTGTCCTTTCTGTGACTTcatgaggcagagaaaaagaTGCTGATCGTAAACTCTGTGGTTTCCTGGAGCTTCCAGATACAAACATCTCAGGAAGCTTTGGCCTTTACCGAGTTCCTGCGAGGAGGGGAGGTTGGCTGAGCGTACTGCAtaactgtgatcccagcacttgagaagctcaGGCAAAAGGAGCTTGAGtttggggacagcctgggctaccaaaATTCTGTctccaacagaaaacaaacaaacgaagaagGATATGAAGATGAAGaatcaagaaggaggaggagaaagaggaagaggaggagatgataATGATATTTGGAACTGACCAGTGTTCAACAAAAGGGACTGAGTAAGTTAGTAATAGCCTCTAGGCAGCAAAGCACTCTGCAGTTTTAAAAGAACAAGGTAGTCGTTAATGAAATGGTACAGAAAGGTCGCCGATATCTAGggaaattttgttaaaaataggAAATAGCAGTAGGCAACGTACAATGCATATTACCTATAGAAGGAAGGATGCAcaatatgtgcatgaatgtgtgtgtgtgtccattcacGTGTACATACAGACTAGCCTCACATACTTACAGTAGTGGCTGCTTCTAAGGAAGGCACTGGGACTCGGGAATTAAGAGAGCattctcctgggctggagagatggctcagtggttaagagcactgacagctcttctaaggtcctgagttcaaatcccagcaaccacatggtggcttacaaccatctgtaatgagatctgacgccctcttctggagtgtctgaagacagctacagtgtatgtacatataataaataaataatctttgagagagagag comes from the Mus pahari chromosome 19, PAHARI_EIJ_v1.1, whole genome shotgun sequence genome and includes:
- the C5ar1 gene encoding C5a anaphylatoxin chemotactic receptor 1; its protein translation is MDPIDNSSFEISYDHYIGTMDPNIPADGNPNPKRLPGDTVALIIYLAVFLVGVPGNALVVWVTAFEARRAVNAIWFLNLAVADLLSCLALPILFTTILNYNYWYFGASACIVLPSLILLNMYASILLLATISADRFLLVFKPIWCQKVRGTGLAWMACGVAWVLALLLTIPSFVYREIYTDSFSEHTLCGINYGVGSFPKEKVVAILRLMVGFVLPLLTLNICYTFLLLRTWSRKATRSTKTLKVVMAVVTCFFIFWLPYQVTGVMIAWLPRSSPTFEKVEKLNSLCVSLAYVNCCVNPIIYVMAGQGFHGRLLRSLPSIIRNALSEDSLVRDSKTFTRSTTDTSTRKSQAV